The window ttattgtactgtgcatttaatttcaataaagccAACCAGTTTCTTCTACCAAGACGACGCTACAATATAATAGGTAAAATGACACTCACATAGGTATCGAATAGTTTTTTTTGGCTGTGgctacttttattttgtaaaataataaaaccgacGTGAATCACAATTATCAATACCTCAGGCCACGTATTTTACTTCATAGCTCTGGCaatcttaaaattaattgtcATCATAAAAGAGATGGTTACATTGCAAGGAAGAATTCCACCAAGAGTCAAAGTCTTCATAAATGCTAGTAATCGACATTAAGTTGTCGTCATTAGCCATGGCACAGAAATGACAATAATCATCGGTATTCGGACTTTCATGCCTTAAGTGAAATGAATAATAGTTTCTCCATCTGAAAAATTTGTAGTATAATGTTGGATTTTGAATTATATCATACATAGACTTAGCCAATTTCTCAGGTCCCAACGCAAGAGCATCCAAGAAAGAACCGGGCggcaaaaatctaaaatttagaAGAAGCATTagatgattaattattttaagctgaattttttttatacttatgtttAATTTACCTTGAATAGTCTACTCCACTTAAGACAACAGGAACAGTATTGTAATTTAAAGCATGTAAAACTTTTTCTGTAAGATAATCTTCGTTAAGAGCGTTTTCAAACGCGAAATAGAAATAGTAATTATGCTGCAAATGTTTTAAGCATCTAGACATAATATTCTTGGGACATTGCAGGCTCCCGCACTCACCGTAAATATCTAAAGTCAAATTATACAAActcaattgttttttaatattctctACATATTCTTCTCTTCGATTAACTGTATAACAATTGGACACAAACCAAGCGCTTGCCTTTGTTTTAGTTCTAAGTTTCATCTTTAACTCATCATCTACTGGATCCATTTCTTCTGCATTAACCCAAGGAACATTAATTTGTGGTCCAATGACGTGTTTACTTGCATTTCTAACTATGAAATATCCCCAAACTGCGTCGGAGTTCAATTTGTACGTCCATGTCCAGTTAAAATACCCGTTCCATAAGTTGGAGCACATGCGGTAATTAGCTGCAGCTTCAATATTtgcaaatacatatttttgatgCAACGACCGTTGTCGGGGCAGATCGCCCATATTCAAGTTGGTCAACAGTTGCGGaccattaaaaactataatgtcAAATTTCGTATATTCACCGAGAATAAACCTATCGCCTGTGACATAACAATTCGTCCATTTACATTTCTTATGTTTGAATACGGACATCCCTTCTCCAAAGTATATGAAAGGGAATGTTTTATGATCAGTccacaataaaatatacttcgTTTTTGCAGTTATATTTGTCTTCTCAGCGATAAGTCTTTTGCTCTTTTCGATATAGGTATGATTTGCAAATATAGGTTTTTTGCAACAATAATGGactaaagaaaacataataagCACCAGTCCTGTAATTGTTGTGTAATAAGTCAATCTAGACAAAACGTAGGGGCGTAAAACTCTTTTGAGACAGCTTAATAGCTTTACACGAAGCATTACGATCGACAGTACACGTTTGTGAGGGATTGCAGTAACAGACACGTTAGGAATCGCAGTGTACGAATacttggatgtttgttagtaaaCGGAATACTTGTAAACAAACATTGGTATGGAGAATGAGACATTTCGATGAAAGTATTATCAACAAACATGTTGCAGAAAGATTTGTCTTAGTTTCTATGACCATCTGACGTCAACCGCCTCTAGGAGATCCAATCCCGGGCTAGtcctattaaaaatacacacagagatcgcgttttttttattttttttatttgacataagtATAATTTAGAAATCAAACCCATAAACCTCTCATACACCAGGACTTATAAGTCAAGGGACTCATGAAGGCGAATTATATGCTGTAActggaaatttaaattaatcttgGAACTTTGCTGCTGCTTGTTTAATAAGGTGTCATAATTTTGAGTgggaaaataaaacaacattcgtgtatataatattaaacatcttTATTAGAATAGGGTTCAGTGCAATTCAACTGTCAAACATAGCATAAAATGAACATAGATTGTTATTAAACGGATGTTGCAAAGGTAATAGGGATAAACACGCGAACCGTATGTTTCAGCCCCAAACTCGCACGTTCTGGTCCCAGGAGCAGGACGCCATGGCGACCCCATTCGGTGCCACGGAAATAGAAGTCACTCTGTTCTCGTGGCCATTTAGAGTACCTGCAAtgtatataattacataaataagagGTCGAATACTAAACGGTTGATTTATTTAGTCAAATAAGTTCTCAGTAAGATTAAAATGCGAACGAATAGAGgtcaaataattgaatattttatccgTATAAGAGCTGTTTTAATTTGCTTGTGTTGTTACTTTTTCGTCTTTATTTTGTCTGACAATTGGAAAATTTGCTTaaaacaaagagttctaagattatatacagCGGACATTGcgaaaattgtcatacaaaaactTTGCGCTCATGCTACGGTTACTCATTCTATAGTGAAAGAGCAGaacactaatgtaaaatattttacattttttccaCATCTATTTAATCCCATCAATATTGCAAATGCAGAAGttagtaaaaatgtttgaataataattaaacgttTAAAGCAAACAGGCACACCGTTAAAtttatttggatgaaattcggcACAGGTAGGTATAGGCCAAGAAGTATTGGGCTTATTTTTTAATCGGTAAAAGTGCATAGTAATACCTTTCCGTTTAGGAAAAGGGATTTTTTCAAACGGAATATCTTGCGATTCTTAACTTTTCATATTATGCATATTAAACGAATTGATTTCACGCTTTAATGCACACCTAATTGTACGGTATTTACAGTGCCCCGATTACACCGCCCTTATTAACTATGCCGTATAGAGCAGGAAGacctttttatatttcttttagcCCACATTGCAAAGGTCATCGCAGATTCTACTTTCGATtaaaaaccgtaaattttttattcaaagccCTTAAGTATTTCGAGTTATTtacaagattattttttgtataccatAAAGCTGagataatcaaattaaattttggtGTAAACGatcacataaaatacaaaaataataataaccatgGAAACTCACGCGGAATTGATAGATCAAGCACACCGCCCCAACCGCCGCAATGAAcgagcgggacgtgtgcggggccgcggggtgTGGAAGGGTGTGCTTATTATGGTCGCCTGTAGTAGAAGGTGTCAGGGAGCGACCGACATGGGCCGAATTTTCAGTAATACAAAAgcttaatgaaattttaatatgttgcaACGGATTGTATTACTTCACAATCTAATTTcgggtttgtaatatactaaaaataatgtgaataaTAAGCTATCCAAGTCATACtcgtaaacttaaaaaaaataatagcgtATCCAAATATAGCCGTTAGATAATAAATGTCATGTAACTAATACGAAACTGTTGaaaaattaacactaaacacAAGCAATATGACGTCATTATTGAACTTTAGACATacctactttattatttttaaattatttgacatatacttattattatattttaaataatgccaTCTGTATCCGTGAACTAAGTGTGTAGGCGGATTGAAATGTATTCAATAGGTCGCTTGGACCCGTGACGTCGTTTGCGCTACACTTTTATTCTAGTATAAACCGGTAAACAAGAAAGTAGGTCATTTAGTGTTTATAACCTCAACAACCTATAAACATGTGTAATACCTGAGGATTAATGGTCTTAAAGAAGGGAATAGCGATTTGTTTAGGcgtatacattatattatccCTGTCCATacgaaatgtatttataattatctttttcgGCCATATATGGGTGCAACCATACCAAACCAAACCCTAACTCTCTAGGGATAAAGGCGTGTTTACAATGTTTAATAGTTAGtggaaagatatttttttgtaataacaggCACAGAACACAACCCAAAACAATATGATCAGACATACAATCGAGCTGCTAAATAACTATGCAATTCGAGGTTGTATgacaattttcaataattttaaccgacttcaaaaaaggaggaggttctcaattcgacgtgaatttttttttgtttccatCATTCGTTCAAATGGCTGTCACTTGTTAACTAAAGTTCGATGATCtcgaaaatgtatattaatttactgtaatacatattatgtaatgttatgGTCTATGGAAGTTATAATCGAAATAGtgaaatttcaaattaagtcaaatcttattataattttgtaaatttttttcgagttcaatatttttcccaggataaataaaagcctatagcactcaggaattatataacttcctatta of the Manduca sexta isolate Smith_Timp_Sample1 chromosome 27, JHU_Msex_v1.0, whole genome shotgun sequence genome contains:
- the LOC115441147 gene encoding alpha-(1,3)-fucosyltransferase C, which translates into the protein MGDLPRQRSLHQKYVFANIEAAANYRMCSNLWNGYFNWTWTYKLNSDAVWGYFIVRNASKHVIGPQINVPWVNAEEMDPVDDELKMKLRTKTKASAWFVSNCYTVNRREEYVENIKKQLSLYNLTLDIYGECGSLQCPKNIMSRCLKHLQHNYYFYFAFENALNEDYLTEKVLHALNYNTVPVVLSGVDYSRFLPPGSFLDALALGPEKLAKSMYDIIQNPTLYYKFFRWRNYYSFHLRHESPNTDDYCHFCAMANDDNLMSITSIYEDFDSWWNSSLQCNHLFYDDN